Proteins encoded by one window of Epinephelus moara isolate mb chromosome 18, YSFRI_EMoa_1.0, whole genome shotgun sequence:
- the prmt1 gene encoding protein arginine N-methyltransferase 1 isoform X1 has translation MAAPAERMEVSQGESSAKPAAEDMTSKDYYFDSYAHFGIHEEMLKDEVRTLTYRNSMFHNKHLFKDKVVLDVGSGTGILCMFAAKAGAKKVIGIECSSISDYAVKIVKANKMDDVVTIIKGKVEEVELPVDGVDIIISEWMGYCLFYESMLNTVIYARDKWLKPDGLIFPDRATLYVTAIEDRQYKDYKIHWWENVYGFDMSCIKEVAIKEPLVDVVDPKQLVSSACLIKEVDIYTVKADDLTFTSPFCLQVKRNDYIHALVTYFNIEFTRCHKRTGFSTSPESPYTHWKQTVFYLDDYLTVKTGEEIFGTISMKPNIKNNRDLDFTVDIDFKGQLCEMSKTSEYRMR, from the exons GTTTCTCAGGGGGAGAGCTCAGCCAAGCCTGCAGCTGAGGATATGACGTCAAAGGACTACTACTTTGACTCATACGCCCACTTTGGCATCCACGAG GAGATGCTGAAAGATGAGGTTCGCACTTTGACCTATCGCAATTCCATGTTCCACAACAAGCATCTGTTTAAGGACAAGGTGGTGCTGGATGTGGGCAGCGGGACAGGCATCCTCTGCATGTTTGCTGCCAAAGCTGGAGCCAAGAAGGTTATAGGG ATAGAGTGTAGCAGCATCTCAGACTACGCAGTGAAAATCGTCAAGGCCAACAAGATGGACGATG TTGTGACCATCATTAAAGGAaaagtggaggaggtggagctgCCTGTGGACGGAGTAGACATCATCATATCAGAATGGATGGGCTACTGCCTCTTCTATGAGTCCATGCTTAATACAGTCATCTATGCCAGAGACAAATGGCTG AAGCCAGACGGACTCATTTTCCCAGACAGGGCGACCCTTTATGTCACTGCCATCGAAGACAGGCAGTACAAGGACTACAAAATACACT GGTGGGAGAATGTGTATGGTTTTGATATGTCGTGCATCAAGGAGGTGGCAATTAAGGAACCCCTGGTTGACGTGGTGGATCCAAAGCAGCTGGTCAGCAGCGCCTGTCTCATCAAG GAAGTGGACATCTACACAGTGAAGGCAGATGACCTGACCTTCACCTCACCATTCTGCCTGCAGGTGAAGAGGAACGACTACATTCATGCTTTGGTCACCTACTTCAACATAGAGTTCACCCGCTGTCACAAGAGGACCGGCTTTTCCACCA GCCCAGAGTCTCCCTACACCCACTGGAAGCAGACTGTCTTCTACCTGGATGATTACCTGACTGTCAAGACTGGCGAGGAGATCTTTGGCACAATCAGCATGAAGCCAAACATCAAGAACAAT AGGGACCTGGACTTCACCGTAGACATCGACTTCAAGGGTCAGCTGTGCGAGATGTCCAAGACCTCTGAGTACAGGATGCGTTAA
- the prmt1 gene encoding protein arginine N-methyltransferase 1 isoform X2, producing the protein MAAPAERMEGESSAKPAAEDMTSKDYYFDSYAHFGIHEEMLKDEVRTLTYRNSMFHNKHLFKDKVVLDVGSGTGILCMFAAKAGAKKVIGIECSSISDYAVKIVKANKMDDVVTIIKGKVEEVELPVDGVDIIISEWMGYCLFYESMLNTVIYARDKWLKPDGLIFPDRATLYVTAIEDRQYKDYKIHWWENVYGFDMSCIKEVAIKEPLVDVVDPKQLVSSACLIKEVDIYTVKADDLTFTSPFCLQVKRNDYIHALVTYFNIEFTRCHKRTGFSTSPESPYTHWKQTVFYLDDYLTVKTGEEIFGTISMKPNIKNNRDLDFTVDIDFKGQLCEMSKTSEYRMR; encoded by the exons GGGGAGAGCTCAGCCAAGCCTGCAGCTGAGGATATGACGTCAAAGGACTACTACTTTGACTCATACGCCCACTTTGGCATCCACGAG GAGATGCTGAAAGATGAGGTTCGCACTTTGACCTATCGCAATTCCATGTTCCACAACAAGCATCTGTTTAAGGACAAGGTGGTGCTGGATGTGGGCAGCGGGACAGGCATCCTCTGCATGTTTGCTGCCAAAGCTGGAGCCAAGAAGGTTATAGGG ATAGAGTGTAGCAGCATCTCAGACTACGCAGTGAAAATCGTCAAGGCCAACAAGATGGACGATG TTGTGACCATCATTAAAGGAaaagtggaggaggtggagctgCCTGTGGACGGAGTAGACATCATCATATCAGAATGGATGGGCTACTGCCTCTTCTATGAGTCCATGCTTAATACAGTCATCTATGCCAGAGACAAATGGCTG AAGCCAGACGGACTCATTTTCCCAGACAGGGCGACCCTTTATGTCACTGCCATCGAAGACAGGCAGTACAAGGACTACAAAATACACT GGTGGGAGAATGTGTATGGTTTTGATATGTCGTGCATCAAGGAGGTGGCAATTAAGGAACCCCTGGTTGACGTGGTGGATCCAAAGCAGCTGGTCAGCAGCGCCTGTCTCATCAAG GAAGTGGACATCTACACAGTGAAGGCAGATGACCTGACCTTCACCTCACCATTCTGCCTGCAGGTGAAGAGGAACGACTACATTCATGCTTTGGTCACCTACTTCAACATAGAGTTCACCCGCTGTCACAAGAGGACCGGCTTTTCCACCA GCCCAGAGTCTCCCTACACCCACTGGAAGCAGACTGTCTTCTACCTGGATGATTACCTGACTGTCAAGACTGGCGAGGAGATCTTTGGCACAATCAGCATGAAGCCAAACATCAAGAACAAT AGGGACCTGGACTTCACCGTAGACATCGACTTCAAGGGTCAGCTGTGCGAGATGTCCAAGACCTCTGAGTACAGGATGCGTTAA